The following coding sequences lie in one Apium graveolens cultivar Ventura chromosome 1, ASM990537v1, whole genome shotgun sequence genomic window:
- the LOC141665096 gene encoding uncharacterized protein LOC141665096 has product MDSEHRKLMCDCTEEQRKVYDAVLESVESGVGGLFFVYGSGGCGKNFLWRTLICKLRSQDIAQLIKQTNLTIWDEAPMQHRYAFECLDRSLKDIMKAIDPAHYEMPFGGITVVVGGDFCQILPVITYGDRADINIHVRQGQSDPDTEDLKLFAQWVLDSGNGQVPPPPDSNPLIENQILIPSRFCDLATENTVENMISSTFPEFSHNGTSSQYLSERAILTPTNKTVGQVNSVIVDMLPGESVCYLSVDSAEEFGGKDEDLNQVFPMEYLNSLIVTGLPYHDLKLKVGVVVMLM; this is encoded by the exons ATGGACTCTGAACATCGCAAATTAATGTGTGATTGTACTGAAGAGCAGAGGAAAGTGTATGATGCAGTCTTGGAATCTGTTGAAAGTGGTGTAGGTGGTTTATTTTTTGTTTATGGGAGCGGAGGCTGTGGGAAGAATTTTTTGTGGCGAACTCTTATATGTAAGTTACGTTCCCAAG ACATTGCTCAACTTATCAAGCAAACAAACCTTACTATCTGGGACGAGGCGCCTATGCAACATAGATATGCTTTTGAGTGTTTAGACCGATCATTAAAGGATATTATGAAAGCTATTGATCCAGCACACTATGAAATGCCCTTTGGAGGCATAACTGTTGTAGTCGGCGGTGATTTCTGCCAAATTTTACCTGTGATAACATATGGTGATCGTGCAGACATA AATATACATGTAAGACAAGGTCAATCTGATCCTGACACTGAGGATTTGAAACTGTTTGCTCAATGGGTACTTGACAGTGGTAATGGTCAAGTACCTCCACCTCCTGATTCGAATCCTCTGATTGAGAATCAAATTTTAATTCCTTCAAGATTCTGTGATTTGGCGACTGAAAATACTGTTGAGAATATGATATCAAGCACGTTTCCTGAATTCTCTCATAATGGCACCAGTTCACAATATTTAAGTGAGAGAGCTATTCTGACTCCAACTAACAAAACAGTTGGCCAAGTAAATTCAGTTATTGTGGACATGCTTCCAGGTGAATCTGTGTGTTACCTCAGTGTAGATTCGGCTGAGGAATTTGGTGGGAAGGATGAAGACCTGAATCAAGTATTCCCAATGGAGTATTTGAACTCTTTAATTGTTACAGGATTGCCATATCATGATTTGAAGTTGAAGGTTGGTGTTGTTGTTATGCTTATGTGA
- the LOC141665163 gene encoding uncharacterized protein LOC141665163: MIITKCLKFCVEYEVICGTFAGTKHFIPRMELSPTDMKMSFKLVRKQMPLQLCYAMTINKSQGQSLKKVGLYLPKSVFTHGQYYVAVSRVTSPSGLTIFVDDESGVATNVTQNMVYKEFGTLTLKEI, encoded by the coding sequence ATGATAATTACCAAGTGTTTGAAATTTTGTGTAGAGTATGAGGTGATATGTGGGACATTTGCAGGCACCAAGCATTTCATTCCACGGATGGAGTTGTCTCCGACAGATATGAAGATGTCGTTCAAACTCGTAAGGAAGCAGATGCCTTTACAATTATGCTACGCAATGACAATTAACAAATCCCAAGGTCAATCCCTTAAAAAAGTTGGATTGTACCTGCCTAAGTCAGTTTTCACTCATGGCCAATACTATGTAGCTGTTAGTCGGGTTACATCCCCGAGCGGGCTGACTATTTTTGTGGATGATGAATCTGGCGTAGCTACAAATGTTACCCAGAATATGGTGTACAAAGAG